Part of the Sphingomonas morindae genome, GTGCCGGCCAGCAGCAGATCGGTGAAGCCGAGAATGCCGTTCATAGGCGTCCGGATTTCGTGGCTCATATTGGCCAGGAAGGAGGATTTCGCGCCGCTCGCCGCCTCGGCCGCCTTGCGCGCCGAAATATCCTCCACCACCGTCACGAAGAAATCGGGGCTGCCATCGGCACGCCGCACCAAGGACAGCGTCAGCGTGATCCAGACGATGCTGCCATCCTTGCGGATGTAGCGCTTCTCCACGGCGTAGCGCGGCAATTCGCCCTGGAGCAACCGCGCGACGAGGCTGTCGTCGCGTTCCTGATCGTCCGGATGGGTGATGCTGCGGAAGTGGCGGTTGCGCAGCTCGTTCCGATCATAGCTGGTGATCTCGCAGAAGCGGTCGTTCACCATCAGGAAGGTGCCGTCCGGGCGCAGCAGCGCCAGCCCCACCGCCGCCTGGGCGAAAGTGGCGGCGAAGCGGCGGATCACGTCCGAATGCGCCGCCTCGGCAAGGCCGGTGATGATCGGCCCGGCGAGCAGCCGCGCGAGCAGCAGGTCGCGGTTCGAGAAAAGGCGCGGACGATCCGCCAGCAGCTTGAGAACGCCCACCACCTCGCCCTGGAAGGGCAGCGGCACCAGCAGCATGGAGCGCGCGCCGACACGACGGCTGGCGGCGCGGTTGACCCGTTCGTCGCCCTCGGTATCGAGACAGAGCTGCGCCTCGCCGGTGGCGATCACCTCGCCGGACAGGCTGCGCGCCATCTCCAGCCGCAATCCCACCGCGTCGGCCAGCCGCGGGCTTGCGGCGCGATACACAAGCGCGTCGCCCTCGCGCATCTCCACCACCGCGCCAAAGGCCTGGGGCACGATCCGCACCGACCCCTCCGCCACGATCTCGAGGATGCGCTGGACATCGCCGCCGGCCTCGACGACGGCGGATTGAAGCGCGAGCAACTCCTGCGACCAGCTCCCGATCGGGATGTCGCCCCACTCGGGTTCCGCCATGCCTACCTCCCGGGGTGCGGAGGTTGGCGCCCCGGCGCGGGCCCGGCAAGCCGCGGCACGGCGGCGCCGGGCTTACTTATACGGAAGTGTGAGGAGCGCTTCCTCAGGCCGCCGGCGCGGCGCAGCGCTCCGCGATGAAACGCGCGTGCGGCACCGCCAGCGCGGCGGCGCGATCGATCGCCGCGCGCATCCGCGCCATCGCCGAGTCCAGCTCATCGGCGGTGAAATAATCGGCCATGGGATCGTGGCGCTCGGGCCAGAGATCGAAACCGGCATACATCGAGAGCCAACTCGGATCCTGGAAGGATTCCCACTCGTAGCGCGCCAGCGCGCCGCGGCTGCGGAACAGGCGGAGCTTGTGCGCCAGCTTGTCCGGCAGCGGCGCGGCGCGCACCGCATCCCAGAGCGGCTCGCCGACGCGGCCATTGGCGGCGTAGTGGAGCAGCAGGAAATCGCGGATGCGCGCATATTCGAGCGCGGCGATGCGATTATATTCGTCCGCCAGCGCGGGATCGAAATGGCGGTTGGGGAAGAGCTGGGTGAGCCGCTCGATCCCCGTCTGGATAAGGGTGATGCTGGTCGATTCCAGCGGTTCGAGAAAGCCCGCGGCGAGGCCGAGGCCGACCACATTGCCCTGCCAGAAGCGGCGGCGATGGCCGGTGCGGAAGCGGATCAGCCGCGGCTCGCCCAGCGCCTCGCCTTCCAGCCGGCCGCGCAGCACCGCCGCCGCCTCGTCGTCCGAGAGGTGGCGGCTGGCATAGACATAGCCGTTGCCGACGCGATGCTGGAGCGGAATGCGCCACTGCCAGCCGGCCGCCAGCGCGGTGGAGCGGGTGAAGGGCGAAAGCGGGCCGCCATGGGCGCAGGGCATGGCGACGGCGCGGTCGCAGGGCAGGAGATCGCCCCATTCCTCATAGTCGACGCCCATCGCCTCGCCGAGCAACAGGCTGCGGAAGCCCGAGCAGTCGATGAAGAGATCGGCCTCGAGCCGGCGCCCGTCGCGCAGGCGGACGGCGGCGACGCGATCGCCCGCCCGCTCGACGCCCTCGATCATGCCGTCGACATGCTGCACGCCGAGCGCCTGGCGCGCGCGGGCGGCAAGGAAGCGCGCGTAGAGGCCGGCATCGAAATGCACCGCCCAATCGAACACGGCGAGATCGTTCGCCGGCGCTTCGGGCGGGAGCATCACCGTGCCGGCCTCGGCCATGCGCGTGCACAGGCTATAGGCCGAAAACGGCGTGGCATCGCCTTCGGCGCGCCGCTTGAGCCAGAAATGGTGGAAGGGCACGCCGCGCGAGGCCATGCCGTACAATCCGAAAGGATGGAAGAAGCGCGTGCCCGGCTTCGCCCAATCGACGAATTCGATGCCGAGCTTCATCGTGCCCTGGGAGGCGCGCATCACCTCCTCGCCGGTCACGCCGATGTCGCGGAAGAAATCGCGGATGCCGGGCACGGTCGCTTCGCCGACGCCGACCGTGCCGATCTCCGCGCTCTCCACCAGCGTGATCGCAACCGATTGCCGGGCCAGGCGGCCGGCGAGCAGCGTCGCCGCCATCCAGCCGGCGGTGCCGCCGCCGACGATGAGGATTGATCGGATGCGATCGGGATCGGCCTCGCGCATTCTGCCTCCGCTGCGCTGTCGTTCAACAAAAACCCCGGCGAGCATGGCGCTCGCCGGGGCCTTTCCGTCAACCCTCGCGGGCGATCAGAACTTCACGCGGGCACCGGCGGTGTACCGGCGCTCGTAGATATTGTTGTAGGCGCGCTCGTCGCGCCAGGTGAGGTAATATTTCTCGTACTCGGACGTGAGGTTCGAGCCCTGGGCATAGACGGTGATGTTCTTGGTCAGATCGTAGCTGACCGAGGCATCGATATAGTTGGTCGGCTGCTGGTAGAGTTCCAGGCCACGAATGCCGCCAAAGTCGGACTGGACGGCGCGCTTGGACCGGTAATTCCACGCCACCCGCGCCTGGAACCGCTCATCCTGGTAGAAGAGCGCGACGTTGGTCTGCAGCTTGGAATTGTCCTGGAAGGGGATCTTGTTCCCCGCCAGGTCCTTCTGACCCGAATTGGAGGGCGAGAAGGTGATGTTCGAGTCGATGCCGAAGTTCGAGAGGAAGCGCGGCATGAAGGCGAAATCGCCGAACGACGCCTTGGCGCCGCCTTCCAGGCCCTGCAGCGTGCCGCCCGTGCCCTGCACCGGCGTCGAGATCGACACGGTGCGGTTGCGCACCACGCCGTCATTGTCGGGCAGATCGGTGCGGACGATATTGCCGCTCTGGATGAAGCTGTCGACGGCGATGCGGAAGGCACCGACGCTGAACAGGCTCGCGCGGCCGACATAATATTCGAGGCTGGCCTCG contains:
- a CDS encoding tryptophan halogenase family protein, translated to MREADPDRIRSILIVGGGTAGWMAATLLAGRLARQSVAITLVESAEIGTVGVGEATVPGIRDFFRDIGVTGEEVMRASQGTMKLGIEFVDWAKPGTRFFHPFGLYGMASRGVPFHHFWLKRRAEGDATPFSAYSLCTRMAEAGTVMLPPEAPANDLAVFDWAVHFDAGLYARFLAARARQALGVQHVDGMIEGVERAGDRVAAVRLRDGRRLEADLFIDCSGFRSLLLGEAMGVDYEEWGDLLPCDRAVAMPCAHGGPLSPFTRSTALAAGWQWRIPLQHRVGNGYVYASRHLSDDEAAAVLRGRLEGEALGEPRLIRFRTGHRRRFWQGNVVGLGLAAGFLEPLESTSITLIQTGIERLTQLFPNRHFDPALADEYNRIAALEYARIRDFLLLHYAANGRVGEPLWDAVRAAPLPDKLAHKLRLFRSRGALARYEWESFQDPSWLSMYAGFDLWPERHDPMADYFTADELDSAMARMRAAIDRAAALAVPHARFIAERCAAPAA